One genomic segment of Corvus moneduloides isolate bCorMon1 chromosome 23, bCorMon1.pri, whole genome shotgun sequence includes these proteins:
- the YRDC gene encoding yrdC domain-containing protein, mitochondrial, translating into MARAARALALARAAEGAAGPGPGPGPGPGRARLVLLPPGGGAWPDPHDARGEPAEGGGWAGGGRPPVELGWAGPEGGGPGRRRQVPGRPADAWCRAGWREAVAAAASALQAGGLVAVPTDTVYGVACLAQDSAAVRSIYSLKGRNGAKPLAICLGDVERLYRYCHVNVPDELLRDLLPGPVTLVLQRSEELNKDLNPFTSLVGVRIPNHPFMRDLARACSGPLALTSANISSHGSTLTVLEFQDLWPQLSLVIDGGPIGDIQSPECRLGSTVVDLSVSGKFSIIRPGCALTPTVDILKKKYGLLPESS; encoded by the exons ATGGCGCGGGCGGCGAGGGCGCTGGCGCTGGCGCGGGCGGCggagggagcggcggggccggggccggggccggggccggggccgggtCGCGCCCGCTTGGTGCTGCTGCCGCCCGGCGGCGGGGCCTGGCCCGACCCTCACGATGCGCGCGGGGAACCAGCGGAGGGGGGAGGCTgggccggcggcgggaggcCCCCAGTCGAGCTGGGCTGGGCCGGACCGGAGGGTGGAGGCCCCGGCCGGCGAAGGCAGGTGCCCGGTCGCCCCGCTGACGCCTGGTGTCGCGCAGGTTGGAGGGAGGCGGTGGCGGCCGCGGCCAGTGCCTTGCAGGCAGGCGGGCTGGTGGCGGTGCCCACGGACACGGTGTACGGCGTGGCCTGCCTGGCCCAGGACTCGGCCGCCGTGCGCAGCATCTACAGCCTGAAAGGGCGGAACGGTGCGAAGCCGCTCGCCATCTGCCTCGGGGACGTGGAGCGGCTCTACAG GTACTGCCACGTGAATGTTCCCGACGAGCTGCTGCGGGACTTGCTGCCGGGACCAGTGACCCTGGTCTTACAGCGTTCAGAAGAGCTAAATAAAGACTTGAATCCGTTCACATCA CTGGTTGGTGTTCGCATTCCAAACCACCCCTTCATGAGAGACCTGGCACGTGCCTGCTCGGGACCGCTGGCTTTGACAAGCGCCAACATCAGCTCCCACGGCAGCACCCTGACCGTGTTG GAATTCCAGGACTTGTGGCCTCAGTTGTCCTTGGTCATTGATGGAGGCCCCATAGGAGACATCCAGAGCCCAGAGTGTCGCTTGGGGTCGACTGTGGTTGACTTATCTGTGTCGGGGAAATTCTCCATCATCCGGCCTGGCTG TGCACTAACACCCACAGTTGACATCTTGAAGAAGAAGTATGGCTTGCTACCAGAATCTTCCTAA